The following proteins are co-located in the Leptospira limi genome:
- the msrB gene encoding peptide-methionine (R)-S-oxide reductase MsrB, with protein sequence MKRNLLVSFLSVVFLSLFSSFCCSPSAKEQAKKPENPELRKKLTDLQYRVTQEDETEPPFQNEYWNNHEDGIYVDIVSKEPLFSSKDKFESGTGWPSFTKPLVKSNVVEIEDNSYGMIRTEVRSKQGDSHLGHVFDDGPKPTGKRYCMNSASMEFIPKSKLKERGFESFLKEFKP encoded by the coding sequence ATGAAACGAAATTTACTGGTTTCTTTCCTTTCTGTCGTGTTTTTGTCGTTGTTCTCTTCTTTTTGCTGTTCTCCATCTGCAAAAGAACAGGCAAAAAAACCAGAAAATCCCGAGTTACGTAAAAAACTGACCGACCTACAATACCGTGTAACACAAGAAGACGAAACAGAGCCCCCTTTCCAAAATGAGTATTGGAACAACCATGAAGATGGGATCTATGTCGACATTGTCTCCAAGGAACCACTTTTTAGTTCCAAGGACAAATTTGAATCAGGAACAGGATGGCCAAGTTTTACAAAACCACTTGTGAAATCCAATGTGGTCGAAATTGAAGACAATTCGTATGGTATGATACGAACAGAAGTTAGGTCAAAACAGGGAGATTCTCATTTGGGGCATGTGTTTGATGATGGTCCAAAGCCCACTGGCAAACGGTATTGTATGAATTCGGCTTCTATGGAATTTATACCCAAATCAAAACTGAAAGAAAGAGGTTTTGAATCGTTTTTAAAAGAATTTAAACCGTAA
- the mtnB gene encoding methylthioribulose 1-phosphate dehydratase yields the protein MDLITSLQEITKLSHLYYSRQWMFATAGNLSTRDNLTHNQFWITASGKHKGELKESDFVCVSTLDGSLVQANDGLKPSAETSIHQVLYSQMPEVGSCLHVHTIDSNLLEFGVGKEEGCKDIPLPPIEIIKAFGIWDEKPNLTMPVFYNHTHVPTIANEIKRYFQNHGIPKVPFLLIEGHGPTVWGKTIAEANKHLEAVHFLLQVMARRI from the coding sequence TTGGATTTGATCACTTCTTTACAGGAAATCACCAAACTTTCCCATCTCTATTATTCACGGCAGTGGATGTTTGCCACTGCTGGGAATCTCTCTACCAGAGACAATCTAACTCATAATCAATTTTGGATCACAGCCTCTGGCAAACACAAAGGAGAACTGAAAGAATCCGATTTTGTTTGTGTATCAACACTTGATGGTAGTCTTGTCCAAGCAAATGATGGATTAAAACCATCTGCTGAAACATCCATCCACCAAGTTTTGTATTCCCAGATGCCTGAAGTTGGATCATGTCTCCATGTTCACACGATTGATTCCAACTTACTCGAGTTTGGTGTCGGAAAAGAAGAAGGATGTAAAGATATCCCACTTCCTCCCATTGAAATCATCAAAGCGTTTGGGATTTGGGACGAAAAACCAAACCTAACAATGCCCGTTTTTTATAACCACACACATGTTCCCACCATTGCCAATGAAATCAAACGATACTTTCAAAACCATGGGATTCCCAAAGTTCCCTTCCTTCTCATTGAAGGACATGGCCCAACGGTCTGGGGGAAAACAATCGCGGAAGCCAACAAACACTTAGAAGCCGTTCATTTTCTTTTGCAGGTGATGGCACGTAGGATATGA
- a CDS encoding DEAD/DEAH box helicase, which translates to MTKNDTEVGNDFQSFGLRPEILQGITEAGFESPSPIQKQAIPLVLEGKDLIAQAQTGTGKTAAYGLPCLNRINVEEGMQVLVLTPTRELALQVSDELYKLGKHLGIKTTTIYGGSSYSKQITQVAKGAQVAVATPGRLLDLLKGKELKNFKPSMVILDEADEMLDMGFMDDIESIFNLLPTKRQTLLFSATMPEPIKKLASKYQTHPAHVKIAATEKSSKNIEQVYYIIDEAERETAVVRILDFESPFKAIIFTKTKKEADDLKATLSFKGYPVEALHGDLNQKQREQVLKSLHDGRVKILVATDVAARGLDVKDLSLVINYHLPFDSESYTHRIGRTGRAGKSGKAVTLVTTRESRALLRLKGTSGTQLTIAALPTKKEVHARREEDFLNKIVETEIHADAEEVLEKLLKLDDKRAVALKLLSNMLDKAKISGPEKIGKTPAEWSEMPPGGGSGGGRRRRDDGGGSGSRGGYRGGRSNSDRSERGERSDRGERKERGGDNRRSSTPSSSKKEGGVFVKAAGKKTQRFRNK; encoded by the coding sequence ATGACTAAGAATGACACCGAAGTTGGAAATGACTTCCAATCCTTCGGATTACGTCCTGAAATACTACAAGGAATCACTGAAGCAGGCTTCGAATCACCAAGCCCTATCCAAAAACAAGCGATTCCGCTCGTATTGGAAGGAAAAGATTTAATCGCACAAGCGCAGACCGGTACCGGAAAAACTGCAGCTTACGGACTCCCCTGTTTGAACCGAATCAATGTGGAAGAAGGCATGCAAGTGCTTGTTCTCACACCAACTCGGGAACTTGCATTGCAAGTATCAGATGAATTGTACAAACTGGGAAAACATTTAGGAATCAAAACCACCACGATTTACGGCGGTAGTTCCTATTCTAAACAAATCACTCAAGTGGCAAAAGGTGCCCAAGTTGCTGTCGCAACTCCTGGCAGACTCCTTGACCTATTAAAAGGTAAGGAACTTAAAAATTTCAAACCATCAATGGTGATTTTAGACGAAGCAGATGAAATGCTTGATATGGGATTTATGGATGATATCGAATCCATCTTTAACTTACTTCCCACCAAACGCCAAACATTATTATTTTCTGCAACAATGCCCGAACCAATTAAAAAATTGGCGAGTAAATACCAAACGCACCCAGCTCATGTGAAGATTGCAGCTACAGAAAAATCTTCTAAAAACATCGAACAAGTATATTACATAATCGATGAGGCAGAACGCGAAACAGCTGTAGTACGGATTTTGGATTTTGAAAGCCCATTTAAGGCAATCATTTTCACAAAAACGAAAAAAGAAGCAGATGATCTAAAAGCAACCCTTAGTTTCAAAGGATACCCAGTTGAAGCTCTCCACGGAGACTTAAACCAAAAACAAAGAGAACAAGTTTTAAAAAGCCTACATGATGGCCGAGTGAAAATCCTTGTGGCAACTGACGTTGCAGCACGTGGTCTTGACGTAAAAGATTTGTCTCTTGTGATCAACTACCACCTTCCTTTTGATAGCGAAAGTTATACGCACCGTATTGGACGTACTGGCCGAGCTGGAAAATCGGGTAAGGCTGTGACTCTTGTAACAACAAGAGAATCAAGAGCCCTTCTCCGACTAAAAGGAACATCTGGAACTCAACTTACCATTGCAGCACTTCCGACTAAAAAGGAAGTTCACGCAAGAAGAGAAGAAGACTTTTTAAACAAAATTGTCGAAACCGAAATCCATGCTGATGCAGAAGAAGTATTAGAAAAACTTTTGAAGTTAGATGACAAACGTGCAGTCGCTTTAAAACTCCTTTCCAATATGCTCGATAAAGCTAAAATCAGTGGCCCTGAAAAAATCGGAAAAACCCCAGCGGAATGGAGCGAAATGCCTCCTGGTGGTGGTTCTGGTGGCGGCAGACGTCGTCGTGATGATGGTGGTGGATCGGGAAGTCGCGGTGGTTACCGTGGTGGAAGGTCCAACAGTGATCGCAGCGAACGTGGCGAACGAAGTGATCGCGGAGAAAGAAAAGAACGTGGTGGAGATAACCGCCGTTCAAGCACCCCCTCTTCTTCTAAAAAAGAAGGTGGAGTGTTTGTAAAAGCGGCTGGGAAAAAAACTCAGCGTTTTCGAAACAAGTAG
- the efp gene encoding elongation factor P → MNLGITEVKKGMILKIENELYSVVKTEFVNPGKGSAFIRTKLKNIVRDSSIERTFKAAEKLESVDLERRKMQYCYADGDQIIFMDVNDYEQIPVSKDYVEDILPFMKEETPVEVSFYNDKPIGVTPPNFAILEVTYAEDGLKGDTTGLALKRVTVETGGEVQVPIFIKQGDTVKIDLRDLSYVERVNK, encoded by the coding sequence ATGAACTTAGGCATTACAGAAGTAAAAAAAGGGATGATCCTCAAGATTGAGAATGAGCTTTATTCCGTCGTCAAAACAGAATTTGTGAACCCAGGAAAGGGTTCTGCTTTTATCCGCACCAAACTCAAAAACATTGTCCGTGATTCTTCCATTGAAAGAACCTTCAAAGCAGCAGAGAAATTGGAAAGTGTGGATTTGGAACGTCGTAAGATGCAGTATTGTTATGCTGACGGTGACCAAATCATCTTTATGGACGTCAACGATTACGAACAGATTCCTGTTTCCAAAGATTATGTGGAAGACATCCTTCCCTTTATGAAAGAAGAGACACCGGTAGAAGTTTCATTTTACAATGACAAACCGATAGGTGTAACACCTCCTAACTTTGCTATCTTGGAAGTGACTTACGCAGAAGACGGTTTAAAAGGTGACACCACTGGTCTTGCTCTCAAACGAGTGACTGTAGAAACGGGTGGTGAAGTCCAAGTTCCGATTTTTATCAAACAAGGGGATACGGTAAAAATCGATCTTCGTGATTTGAGTTACGTGGAGCGCGTTAACAAATAG
- a CDS encoding SAM-dependent methyltransferase, with amino-acid sequence MNFTDSNKKEESSSFSINSLLEKDIFPDWLIRFRIRQLLDLRIKQERKENATAQLTHKMNYVNSLKNSPIAVHTDAANEQHYEVPSEFFTYVMGPRMKYSSGYWPTLDTTFAESEEEMLRITVERAEIKNGMRVLDLGCGWGSISLYIAEKFPKCKVTGVSNSRTQKEFIDKRAKERGLKNLTIITKDMNEFTTKDKFDRIVSVEMLEHMKNYEKLFEKLSKFLVADGKFFVHIFTHKEFAYPFEVIDETDWMAKYFFTGGQMPSDDLFLYFQKDFLIEDHWVVNGTHYARTSEAWYENMIENKDKLLPILASTYGEKEKTKWFVYWKVFFLACAELWGYRNGEEWFVSHYLFRKR; translated from the coding sequence ATGAATTTCACTGATTCTAACAAAAAGGAAGAGTCATCTTCGTTTAGTATCAACTCACTTTTAGAAAAGGATATTTTCCCGGATTGGCTCATTCGTTTCCGTATCCGGCAGTTACTTGATCTCCGCATCAAACAAGAACGTAAAGAAAATGCCACCGCACAACTAACGCACAAAATGAATTATGTGAATTCACTTAAAAATTCACCCATTGCAGTTCATACGGATGCCGCAAACGAACAACATTACGAAGTCCCAAGTGAATTTTTTACCTATGTGATGGGACCGAGGATGAAATACTCTTCAGGGTATTGGCCAACACTTGATACTACTTTTGCCGAATCCGAAGAAGAGATGTTACGCATCACTGTGGAACGTGCGGAGATTAAAAATGGGATGCGTGTCCTTGATCTCGGATGTGGTTGGGGCAGTATCTCGCTCTACATTGCTGAAAAATTTCCAAAATGTAAAGTAACAGGTGTTTCCAATTCCCGTACCCAAAAAGAATTCATCGACAAACGTGCCAAAGAAAGAGGATTAAAAAATCTCACTATCATCACAAAAGACATGAATGAGTTCACCACAAAAGATAAGTTCGATCGCATTGTGTCTGTGGAAATGTTAGAACATATGAAAAACTATGAGAAACTTTTTGAAAAATTATCCAAGTTTCTTGTGGCAGATGGAAAGTTTTTTGTACATATCTTCACACATAAAGAATTTGCGTATCCTTTTGAAGTGATTGATGAAACGGATTGGATGGCGAAGTATTTTTTCACAGGTGGGCAGATGCCTTCTGATGATTTGTTTTTGTACTTCCAAAAGGACTTCCTCATTGAAGACCACTGGGTAGTCAATGGAACCCATTATGCAAGAACATCTGAAGCTTGGTATGAAAACATGATTGAAAACAAGGACAAGCTCTTGCCTATCCTTGCGAGTACTTACGGCGAAAAAGAAAAAACCAAATGGTTTGTATATTGGAAAGTTTTCTTTCTCGCCTGTGCAGAGTTATGGGGTTATCGAAACGGAGAAGAGTGGTTTGTGAGCCACTACTTGTTTCGAAAACGCTGA
- a CDS encoding magnesium transporter CorA family protein: MPAIFNYILTPSSKEEVLLDTPLPLSHKHPKHWIHLTAENEEKLTFLFQKHNIHQLTIEDILNPNSRIKLEKFPNYIFFIFRGFHFERNQLTQKNFNFILTPNQIISLTLDYRDSIGNMIEDWKTNNKILSKGYEFIVHKILDIETDHTLAITQKIEERIEHFEDQIFSNAKSLDISNVYSLRSSLLSIKKGMLQNKEVLEDLEKIKNSFFSDEADAFFRDVRDHSIRILELVDSNIESISSALEAHIAISTRKTNEIMKILTIMTAIMLPMSLVAGIYGMNFRHMPTLEWEYGFISAIGAMGLLGLLMLVYFRIKRWY, from the coding sequence ATGCCTGCTATATTTAATTACATCCTGACTCCTTCTTCAAAGGAAGAAGTTTTATTAGATACCCCACTCCCACTTTCTCATAAACATCCAAAACATTGGATTCATTTAACAGCCGAAAACGAAGAAAAACTCACTTTTTTATTCCAAAAACATAATATCCATCAATTGACAATTGAGGACATCCTAAACCCGAATAGCCGGATCAAATTAGAAAAATTTCCCAATTATATATTTTTCATTTTCCGAGGATTCCATTTCGAACGTAACCAACTCACACAGAAAAATTTTAACTTTATCCTGACTCCAAACCAAATCATTTCTCTCACCTTGGATTATCGCGATAGTATTGGGAATATGATTGAGGACTGGAAAACAAATAATAAGATTTTATCCAAAGGATATGAGTTTATCGTACATAAAATATTGGATATTGAGACGGATCACACGTTAGCCATTACGCAAAAAATTGAAGAACGTATCGAACATTTTGAGGATCAAATTTTTAGCAATGCAAAGTCTTTGGACATCAGTAACGTATATAGTTTACGATCAAGTTTACTCTCTATCAAAAAAGGGATGTTACAAAACAAAGAAGTTTTAGAAGATTTAGAAAAAATCAAAAATAGCTTTTTTAGTGATGAAGCAGATGCCTTTTTTCGTGACGTACGTGACCATTCGATTCGAATTTTAGAACTTGTGGACAGTAATATTGAATCGATTTCATCAGCTCTCGAAGCTCATATTGCCATCTCTACTCGAAAAACAAATGAAATCATGAAAATACTAACGATTATGACTGCCATTATGTTACCAATGTCTCTCGTTGCAGGAATTTATGGAATGAATTTTAGACATATGCCCACATTAGAATGGGAATATGGATTTATCTCAGCAATTGGTGCAATGGGACTTCTCGGTTTACTAATGTTAGTTTACTTTAGAATCAAACGTTGGTATTAA
- a CDS encoding SDR family oxidoreductase — MTKKTHVFIFGIGSGIGEGLYNRFQKEKDPNFFVFGFSRKGKNQLSSFTLESPGTYRFDAKDNQTFVQFESLLNGLYGDKPKDSVSILVYFALGDGVFGPISELSDADLQSHLDLNVVSLLKLSRSFSRLLPKCSESTFVFLGSTAGKQGFPESALYCASKHAVLGICRALREEWKPFGSKVVHVSLGAVATEIWDTRPAFDKKDMVSVSDISEYLWCISQLPKSIFVDDLSITPKKGIL, encoded by the coding sequence ATGACAAAAAAGACCCACGTTTTTATATTCGGAATCGGATCTGGAATTGGTGAGGGTCTTTACAATCGATTCCAAAAAGAAAAGGATCCAAACTTTTTCGTATTTGGATTTTCTAGAAAAGGGAAAAACCAATTATCCTCGTTTACTTTGGAATCCCCTGGCACTTATCGGTTTGATGCAAAAGACAACCAAACATTTGTTCAATTCGAATCATTGTTAAATGGATTGTATGGCGACAAACCCAAAGATTCTGTTTCCATTCTCGTATACTTTGCATTAGGTGATGGAGTCTTTGGTCCGATTTCGGAACTTTCCGATGCAGATTTACAGTCACATTTAGATTTAAATGTTGTTTCCCTTCTCAAACTTTCCCGCAGTTTTTCCCGACTTCTGCCAAAATGTTCTGAATCTACGTTTGTATTTTTAGGTTCCACAGCTGGAAAACAAGGTTTCCCCGAATCCGCTTTGTACTGTGCTTCCAAACATGCGGTGCTTGGGATCTGTCGTGCCTTACGGGAAGAATGGAAACCCTTTGGATCGAAGGTGGTCCATGTTAGCCTTGGGGCAGTGGCAACCGAGATATGGGACACAAGACCCGCATTTGACAAGAAAGACATGGTTTCAGTTTCGGACATTTCCGAGTATTTGTGGTGTATTTCGCAGTTGCCAAAATCTATCTTTGTGGATGACTTATCCATTACCCCAAAGAAAGGAATTTTATAG
- a CDS encoding hybrid sensor histidine kinase/response regulator, which yields MQIAPLPKNESARLSALKSLEILDTPEEEMFDEITKLASMICDAPISLVSLIDETRQWFKSHHGLKARETPRSLAFCSHAILGDEMFVIPNAKRDNRFKNNPLVNGDPNVIFYAGIPLALDDQIKLGTLCVIDNKPRELNEEQLQMLRLLGKQTVRLLQMRKDRDKLEIEKRSAERANAAKRDFIAAISHDIRNPLNSLLGMSEMIREQPIPESIHHYVDHIKNAGEVILNLVNDTIELSRLEENASVLNNEWFHLSQCLDVYHNFFKQETKRKKIEFQLKNEISETVYLLSDKRKLEKIIWNLTANAVKFTHHGSVTCHVSLETKADENANLIIEIKDTGPGISPEIKDRLFQKYNEFVPEGCEISGSGLGLSIVKLSLEEMNGEINVESKIGEGSTFKVKIPTVWKREEFSPEQKNLSNQKDSNLPNFTTRKRVLIADDNELNRKVLKNYLKPLPFDIVEANNGIETERILGSDQFDIAFLDIEMPGKHGTEIAKALSSEKTRPILFACTGLCMPEEKEHILNSGFEYFMPKPYLKEELYSHLAEIAKKHP from the coding sequence ATGCAGATTGCTCCGCTACCAAAAAATGAGTCCGCAAGGCTTTCCGCTCTAAAAAGTTTGGAGATTCTCGACACTCCTGAAGAGGAAATGTTTGATGAAATTACCAAACTTGCTTCGATGATCTGCGATGCTCCGATTTCCCTTGTGAGTCTCATAGATGAAACCAGACAATGGTTTAAATCCCACCATGGACTAAAAGCCAGGGAAACTCCACGTTCTCTAGCCTTTTGTTCCCATGCCATTTTGGGAGACGAGATGTTTGTGATTCCCAATGCCAAACGAGACAATCGATTCAAAAACAATCCCCTCGTGAATGGGGATCCCAATGTGATTTTTTATGCAGGGATCCCACTTGCCTTAGATGACCAAATCAAATTGGGAACACTTTGTGTCATCGATAACAAACCACGAGAACTGAACGAAGAACAATTACAGATGTTACGCCTTCTTGGGAAACAAACGGTTCGGCTTCTGCAAATGCGTAAAGACAGAGACAAACTCGAAATTGAAAAAAGATCGGCTGAACGAGCAAACGCTGCCAAACGAGATTTTATCGCAGCCATTAGCCATGACATTCGGAATCCATTAAATTCACTTCTTGGAATGTCGGAAATGATCAGGGAACAACCCATTCCAGAATCCATTCATCATTATGTGGACCACATCAAAAATGCAGGGGAAGTGATCCTCAATTTAGTAAACGATACGATTGAGTTATCTCGCTTAGAAGAAAATGCATCAGTTTTAAATAACGAATGGTTCCATTTAAGCCAATGTTTGGATGTGTACCATAATTTTTTCAAACAAGAAACCAAACGAAAAAAAATTGAATTCCAATTGAAGAACGAAATTTCAGAAACAGTATACTTACTTTCTGACAAACGGAAACTGGAAAAAATCATTTGGAACCTAACAGCAAATGCTGTCAAATTCACTCACCATGGTTCAGTTACTTGTCATGTTTCCTTAGAGACAAAAGCAGATGAAAATGCAAATTTAATCATCGAAATCAAAGACACAGGCCCTGGGATTTCACCAGAGATCAAAGACCGACTCTTTCAAAAGTACAATGAATTTGTTCCAGAAGGTTGTGAAATTTCGGGCTCTGGTCTTGGTTTGTCCATCGTTAAACTTTCGTTAGAAGAGATGAATGGTGAGATCAATGTGGAATCTAAGATAGGCGAAGGCAGTACATTCAAAGTGAAAATTCCTACCGTTTGGAAACGGGAAGAATTCTCCCCTGAACAAAAAAACCTTTCGAACCAAAAAGATTCAAATCTTCCCAATTTTACCACTCGCAAAAGAGTTCTCATCGCTGATGACAATGAACTGAACCGAAAGGTTTTAAAGAATTACTTAAAACCATTGCCGTTTGATATTGTGGAGGCAAATAATGGGATCGAAACAGAGAGGATTTTAGGATCGGACCAATTTGATATCGCCTTTCTCGACATTGAGATGCCAGGAAAACATGGGACAGAGATTGCAAAGGCTCTTTCCTCGGAAAAAACGAGACCCATTTTATTTGCCTGTACGGGTCTTTGTATGCCAGAAGAAAAAGAACATATTTTAAACTCTGGGTTTGAGTACTTTATGCCAAAACCCTATTTAAAAGAAGAATTGTACTCCCATTTAGCTGAAATCGCCAAAAAACACCCGTAA
- a CDS encoding SDR family NAD(P)-dependent oxidoreductase yields the protein MELKESIVLVTGGSGGIGREIVRTLVLAGFSVWNLDKVRPKEPILQETYREVDLSETPFVVERSLSKILMESSDMGDIYGIVHTAGFGGPYHPITDVSIEEWESIFRINLTSLYLISKIVLPIFKKLKFGRIVAIASSLSIVGSGNSVAYSASKHGLVGFIKSIADEWGKFGITANAISPGYVDTNMGIQEDQVSDHKSKIINQTPVKRIADPSEIARVVNFLLQKESGYITGANWTVDGGITAI from the coding sequence ATGGAACTCAAGGAATCGATTGTTCTTGTGACAGGTGGCAGTGGTGGGATTGGACGTGAGATCGTGAGAACACTTGTCCTTGCGGGGTTTTCTGTCTGGAATCTTGACAAAGTTCGGCCAAAAGAACCTATTTTGCAAGAAACCTACCGAGAAGTGGACCTTTCGGAAACACCCTTTGTAGTCGAAAGGAGTTTGTCCAAAATCTTGATGGAGTCCTCCGATATGGGAGACATTTATGGAATTGTCCATACTGCTGGTTTTGGAGGTCCTTACCATCCAATCACGGATGTATCCATTGAAGAATGGGAATCCATTTTTCGCATCAATCTCACGAGTTTGTATTTGATTTCGAAAATTGTACTTCCTATCTTTAAAAAATTAAAATTTGGAAGGATAGTCGCCATTGCATCCTCATTGTCCATCGTAGGTTCTGGGAATTCCGTTGCATATTCAGCCTCCAAACATGGATTAGTGGGATTTATCAAATCGATTGCGGATGAATGGGGTAAATTTGGAATCACTGCCAATGCAATTAGTCCAGGATATGTGGATACAAATATGGGCATCCAAGAAGACCAAGTTTCTGATCATAAATCAAAAATCATCAACCAAACACCAGTAAAACGAATTGCGGATCCTTCTGAAATCGCCCGTGTTGTTAATTTTCTTTTGCAAAAAGAATCTGGTTATATCACTGGAGCCAATTGGACCGTTGATGGTGGAATCACTGCCATTTAA
- a CDS encoding KamA family radical SAM protein, giving the protein MTWSDWKWQLQNRITTLADLEKEITLTEEERDSFARAYEQFQFAVTPYYLQQLDKNNPHCPIRKQILPRAGELVRKPNETEDPLAEETYMPVKGVTHRYPDRAIWYISHVCAVYCRFCTRKRKVSDPEETPNRMEWEKALDYFRKQTKLREVILSGGDPLTLSDSSLDTLLSELKQIPHLNQIRIHTRHPVTMPMRLTESLNSVFSKHFPLYMVTHFNHPNEISEETKFYVMRMIKEGHVSVFNQSVLLSGINDDAEILSDLNYKLISIGIKPYYLHQCDEVFGSSDFVVPMEKGIEIYRKLRGYHSGITIPNYVKDLTGGGGKVLLSPEYLQKKTENGYLFQNYLGDEYEVGH; this is encoded by the coding sequence ATGACTTGGTCCGATTGGAAATGGCAATTGCAAAACCGCATCACTACTTTAGCGGATTTGGAAAAAGAGATCACTCTCACAGAAGAAGAAAGGGATTCCTTTGCACGCGCCTATGAACAGTTCCAATTTGCAGTAACACCTTATTATTTACAACAATTGGACAAAAACAACCCCCATTGTCCCATCCGAAAACAAATCCTACCTCGGGCAGGAGAATTGGTTCGTAAACCCAACGAAACCGAGGATCCACTCGCCGAGGAAACATATATGCCTGTGAAAGGTGTGACCCACCGTTACCCTGATCGTGCGATCTGGTACATCTCTCACGTCTGCGCGGTGTATTGTCGTTTTTGTACAAGGAAACGAAAGGTCTCTGATCCAGAAGAAACTCCGAACCGAATGGAATGGGAAAAGGCTTTGGATTACTTTCGCAAGCAAACTAAACTCCGGGAAGTGATTCTCTCTGGTGGTGACCCACTCACCCTTTCCGATTCGTCTTTGGATACACTGCTTTCCGAACTCAAACAAATCCCTCATTTGAACCAAATCCGAATCCACACTCGTCACCCAGTGACCATGCCTATGCGTCTCACCGAAAGTTTAAATTCTGTTTTTTCCAAACACTTCCCACTCTACATGGTCACTCATTTTAACCATCCCAATGAAATTTCAGAAGAAACGAAATTCTATGTTATGCGAATGATAAAAGAAGGACATGTTTCCGTTTTTAACCAATCGGTTTTGTTATCTGGCATTAATGATGATGCCGAAATATTATCTGACTTAAATTACAAACTGATTTCCATAGGGATCAAACCATATTACCTCCACCAGTGTGATGAAGTATTTGGTAGTTCTGATTTTGTTGTACCGATGGAAAAAGGGATAGAGATTTATCGTAAACTACGTGGGTACCACTCAGGGATCACAATCCCAAATTATGTTAAAGACCTAACCGGTGGTGGTGGGAAAGTATTATTATCCCCAGAGTATTTACAAAAAAAAACAGAGAATGGGTACCTCTTTCAAAATTATCTAGGAGATGAATATGAAGTGGGCCACTAA
- a CDS encoding nucleotidyltransferase family protein, whose amino-acid sequence MEFEALNPNLYAQVLDELELIPSTKPYQILFYGSRERGDYHPDSDLNFYLVAHSTDQMKSQFIDSISRVLQKLEDVAPVNMIAGDADSLRHRLKISEPGSVQLLEASSVFFGEGIFEDLKADWDKWKEREIPKSDLIQYLEKRIRFFKQQVTRNAKDEIAQLERITTLTLHIWALQNIEDLTHIELLKMDTPDQLVPLFTNLYRKELEAPIWELLELQTKVRKLKVDIRWKRDVSREDIHETKYKLISLRNDEEFMMNLWA is encoded by the coding sequence ATGGAATTTGAAGCACTAAACCCGAATCTCTATGCACAGGTCTTGGATGAACTCGAACTCATCCCAAGCACAAAACCCTACCAAATTCTATTTTATGGTTCCAGAGAACGTGGGGATTACCACCCTGACTCCGACTTAAATTTTTATCTAGTGGCTCATTCTACAGACCAGATGAAGTCACAATTCATTGATTCGATTTCCAGAGTCTTACAAAAATTAGAGGATGTGGCTCCTGTGAATATGATTGCAGGGGATGCTGATTCCCTTCGCCACCGATTGAAAATTTCAGAACCTGGTTCGGTGCAACTCCTCGAAGCATCTTCTGTATTTTTTGGGGAAGGGATTTTTGAAGACCTCAAAGCTGATTGGGACAAATGGAAAGAACGTGAAATCCCAAAATCTGATCTCATCCAATACTTAGAAAAACGCATTCGGTTTTTCAAACAACAAGTGACTCGTAATGCTAAAGATGAAATTGCCCAATTGGAACGGATCACAACCCTCACATTACACATTTGGGCCTTACAGAATATCGAAGACCTCACTCATATCGAACTTTTGAAAATGGACACTCCAGACCAACTCGTTCCCCTCTTTACCAATTTGTACAGAAAGGAATTGGAAGCTCCGATTTGGGAATTACTCGAATTACAAACGAAAGTACGAAAGCTTAAAGTGGACATTCGATGGAAACGAGATGTCTCAAGAGAAGACATCCACGAAACCAAATACAAACTTATCTCATTACGAAATGACGAAGAGTTTATGATGAACCTTTGGGCCTAA